The Triticum aestivum cultivar Chinese Spring chromosome 7B, IWGSC CS RefSeq v2.1, whole genome shotgun sequence genome window below encodes:
- the LOC123158666 gene encoding GDSL esterase/lipase APG-like: MANNNVVSLLVCFVALSLATSAADRELVNAVYVFGDSLVDVGNNNYLPAPAPKATPPYGMDLPGRLTGRFTNGYNLADVISQRLGFETSPKPFLSMGRSERTLLGRCKIGANFASGGSGILDTTGNGTLTMRTQIKYFKRVADKLFCYPSKWDRLARSFFLLSGGGNDFWAFNASIDTPNAYIARMVSTYIEKSRYIYMLYDAGLRMVGILDVPLIGCTPGSRAGTPTSECNSAANSLAQGFNSLLRTELTSAATANMTELKYSIASNYNIISDMIANSLVAGLREVQTACCGAGRFKAEVMCSGPNTTACPTGEHGEYMFWDMLHPTQATCERGAVAIFYGDVPKYAEPVNFATLVGEEGCSLQMADDE, translated from the exons ATGGCGAACAATAATGTCGTTTCTCTGCTGGTTTGCTTCGTCGCCTTGAGCCTCGCCACCTCGGCGGCGGACCGCGAGCTGGTAAACGCTGTGTACGTGTTCGGCGACTCGCTGGTGGACGTCGGAAACAACAACTACCTGCCGGCGCCGGCGCCCAAGGCGACCCCGCCGTACGGTATGGACCTCCCCGGCAGGCTCACCGGCCGCTTCACCAATGGCTACAACCTCGCCGACGTCATCT CACAACGCCTGGGGTTCGAGACGAGTCCCAAGCCCTTCCTCTCCATGGGGCGGTCCGAAAGAACACTACTGGGACGCTGCAAGATCGGCGCCAACTTCGCTTCTGGCGGATCCGGCATCCTCGACACCACG GGAAATGGCACACTGACGATGCGGACCCAAATCAAGTATTTCAAGAGAGTGGCGGACAAACTGTTTTGCTACCCAAGTAAGTGGGATCGCCTGGCGCGGTCCTTCTTCCTCCTGAGCGGCGGCGGCAATGACTTCTGGGCCTTCAACGCGTCCATCGACACCCCCAATGCCTACATCGCCAGAATGGTCTCCACCTACATCGAGAAATCCAGGTATATATAT ATGTTGTATGACGCGGGATTGCGCATGGTGGGTATTCTGGACGTGCCGCTGATCGGGTGCACTCCCGGGTCTAGGGCCGGCACGCCCACCAGCGAATGCAACTCTGCCGCCAACTCCCTAGCACAGGGGTTCAACAGCCTTCTGAGGACTGAGCTCACTAGCGCCGCCACGGCCAACATGACGGAGCTCAAGTACTCCATCGCGAGCAACTACAATATCATCAGCGACATGATAGCCAACTCCCTCGTTGCCG GGCTGAGAGAGGTGCAGACGGCATGCTGCGGCGCCGGGAGGTTCAAGGCAGAGGTGATGTGCAGCGGGCCGAACACGACGGCGTGCCCCACCGGGGAGCACGGCGAGTACATGTTCTGGGACATGCTGCACCCCACGCAGGCCACCTGCGAGCGTGGCGCTGTGGCCATCTTCTACGGCGACGTTCCAAAGTACGCCGAGCCCGTGAACTTCGCCACGCTGGTGGGCGAGGAAGGCTGCAGCCTGCAGATGGCCGACGACGAGTAA